Below is a window of Arthrobacter sp. SLBN-112 DNA.
CCCGGCCCCCGCCGCGAGGAACCGGGCGAAGCTGCGGCGTGTGGCCGATCCGCATTGGTAGCACACGTGTGCTAGACCTTCCGCAGCAGCATGCGGCGGATGGAATGGTCTGCCTCTTTGGTCAGCACCAACTGCGCCCGCCCCCTGGTGGGCAGGACGTTCTCTTCCAGGTTGGGCTCATTGATCCGCTTCCAGATGTCGCGCGCGGTGCTCTCGGCTTCCTCATCGGACAGGGTGGCGTAACGGTGGAAGTAGGACTCCGGCTGCGCGAACGCCGTGCTCCTCAGTTTCCGGAACCGGTCCACGTACCACTCCTCGATGTAGGAAGTCTTGGCGTCGACGTAGATGGAAAAGTCGAAGAAGTCGCTCAGCGCCAGCCCCTGGCGTCCGTCATGCCGTGGCCGGGCAGGGGCCAGCACGTTCAGCCCCTCCACAATCAGCACGTCCGGCCGGCGTACCACCACTTCCTTTTCCGGCACGATGTCGTAGGTGACGTGGGAGTACCAGGGTGCCCGTACTTCCTCGGCGCCGCCCTTGATTTCGCTTACGAAGCGCAGGAGCGCCCGGCGGTCGTAGGACTCGGGGAACCCCTTCCGGTCCAGCAGCTGCCGGCGCTTGAGCTCGGCCAGGGGATACAGGAAACCGTCGGTGGTAATCAGTTCCACGTTGGGGGTACCTGGCCAGCGGCGCAACATCTCGCGCAGCACGCGGGCGATCGTCGACTTGCCCACCGCAACGGACCCGGCCACGCCGATGACAAAGGGGGTGCGCTGGGTCTGTTCACCCAGGAACGTGGTGGTGGCTGCGTGCAGCTGGCCGGCTGCCTCCACATACAGGTGCAGGAGCCGTGACAGGGGCAGGTAGACATCCCTGACCTCGTTGATGTCCAAGGGATCACCGAGCCCGCGAAGGCGCAGCACATCCTCTTCATTAAGGGGCTGTTCCATCTGGGCTGCGAGGCGGGACCAGGTATGCCGGTCCAGCTCCACGAACGGCGAGGCACCCTCCCCGTTCGCTTCATTGCGTTGCGAAGTCACGCTAAAGATTCTGCCCCGCGCCCGGCACATCGCGAAATGACGGTCCTGTTCAGCGCGGCGACGTACGTCACGTGGGCCGCGCGCGGGCGCTTTCCGGTTTAGAGCAACCGGCACGCTGCCGATAGTCTTGTGCTTATGTGTGGAATTGTGGGTTACGTAGGCCGTTCGACCGACGGTGCAATTAACGGTCACAGCGCGTTGGACGTTGTCCTTGAGGGGCTGCGCCGCCTGGAGTACCGCGGGTACGACTCTGCCGGGGTGGCCGTGGTGTCTGACGGCGCCATCGAGTCGCGGAAGAAGTCCGGGAAGCTGAGCAATCTGATCAATGAGCTGGAGGCCCGGCCGCTGCCCGAAACGATGACCGGCATCGGGCACACCCGCTGGGCCACGCACGGCGGCCCCACGGACCGCAACGCGCACCCGCATCTGGCTGACGGTGGCAAGCTGGCCGTGATCCACAACGGCATCATCGAAAACTTCGCCGAGCTCAAGCTTGAGCTGCTGGAGAAGGGCGTCACCTTCCTGTCCGAAACGGACACCGAGGTCGCTGCCGCGCTGCTGGCGGACATCCTGCGGAACCAGTTGGGCGGCGACACCGCCAACGGTGGCCTGACCCGTGCCATGGAGCTGGCGTGCCAGCGGCTTGAGGGCGCCTTCACCCTGCTGGCCGTGCACGCGGACCAGCCCGACGTCGTCGTGGCCGCCCGCCGCAACTCACCGCTGGTGGTGGGCCTGGGCGACGGTGAGAACTTCCTGGGCTCGGACGTGTCCGGGTTCATCGACTACACCCGCCGGGCGGTAGAGCTGGGCCAGGACCAGATCGTGACCATCACCGCGGACACCGTGGAAATCACCGATTTTTACGGCAACCCGGCCCAGGGCAAGGAATACCACGTTGACTGGGATCCGGCCTCGGCGGAAAAGGGCGGCTTCTCCTCCTTCATGGAGAAGGAAATCAACGACCAGCCCGACGCCGTGGCCCAGACCCTGCTGGGACGCTCGGACATCAAGGGCAAGCTGACCCTGGACGAGCTCCGGATCGATCCCGAACTGCTGAAGCAGGTCAACAAGATCATCGTGCTGGCCTGCGGCACCGCCGCCTACGCGGGCATGGTGGCCAAGTACGCCATCGAGAACTGGTGCCGGATCCCCACCGAAGTGGAACTCGCACACGAGTTCCGCTACCGCGACCCGATCCTGGACGAGAACACCCTGGTGGTGTCCATCAGCCAGTCCGGCGAAACCATGGACACCCTGATGGCCGTCCGATACGCCCGCGAACAGGGCGCCAAAACCATCTCCATCTGCAACACCAACGGCTCCACCATCCCGCGTGAATCCGACGCCGTGCTGTACACGCACGCCGGCCCGGAAATCGCCGTCGCCTCCACCAAGGCGTTCCTTGCCCAGATCACCGCCGCGTACCTGCTGGGCCTGTACCTGGCGCAGCTGCGCGGCAACATCTTCTCCGGCCAAATCAAGGACGTCCTGGCGGACCTGAACAAGATCCCCGCCAAGATCCAGACCATCCTGGACAACTCGGAGCCGTTGCGTGAACTGGCCCGCAGTATGGCCAACGAGAAGTCCGTGCTGTTCCTTGGCCGCCACGTGGGCTACCCCGTGGCGCTCGAAGGCGCGCTGAAGCTCAAGGAAATCGCGTACATCCACGCCGAGGGCTTCGCCGCCGGTGAGCTCAAGCACGGCCCCATCGCCCTGATCGATGAAGGCCAGCCGGTGTTCGTGGTGGTCCCGTCCCCGCGCGGACGCGACTCACTGCACGCCAAGGTGGTCTCCAACATCCAGGAAGTCCGCGCCCGCGGGGCCCGCACCCTGGTCATCGCCGAGGAAGGCGACGAAGCCGTCAAGGCCTACGCCGAGTACGTCTTCTACGTACCGGAGACCCCCACATTGCTCATGCCGCTGCTGACCACGGTGCCGCTGCAGATCTTCGCCGCGGAGCTGGCAGCAGCCAAGGGGTACGACGTGGATCAGCCCCGCAACCTGGCCAAGAGCGTCACAGTCGAATAAGCGGTTCGCCACCGAACCGCCGAAGCCCCGGGCCCACAGCCCGGGGCTTTCGCGCTAACACCGGCTCTTGCACCGAAAATTACGCAATTGCGCTATTGGCGGACAACTGAAAGATCCTGCGCCAACGGCGGTGCACCCGGGCTTGCGGAGGAAGCCGCCCCCGTAGAATGAACCGCATGATCGTAGGCATTGGGGTAGACGTAGTAGACATCGAGCGATTCGGCCGCCAACTGGAGCGCACACCCGGCCTGAGGGACCGGCTGTTCGTCCCTGCGGAGCGGGAACTGAACACCCGGTCCCTGGCTGCCCGCTTTGCGGCGAAGGAAGCCGTGGCTAAGGTCCTTGGGGCGCCTGCCGGCATGAACTGGCAGGACTGCTGGATCGGCCTCGACCACAACGGCCCCACCGTCCAGGTCAAGGGAACCGTCCTGGCGGTTGCCGAGGCCAAAGGCGTCAAGCGCTGGCACCTGTCCATCAGCCACGACGGCGGCATCGCCACGGCAACGGTCCTGGCCGAAGGCTGACCCGGCGGCCGCCGCATGATCACTGCCTACACAGGAACGCAGGTCCGCGCAGCCGAGGAACCACTCCTGGCCGCCGGCCTGGGGGACACGCTCATGCAGCGCGCCGCGCACGGCCTGGCAAGCGCCGTCGTCCAGGAACTCCAATCACGCGGCACACGCCTGTACGGGGCCAGTGTGGTGGTGCTGGCCGGCAAGGGGAACAACGGCGGCGACGGCCTCTACGCCGCCTCCTTCCTCGCTGCCCGCGGAATGCGGACGACGACGGTGCTCACCGGCGATTCCGCCCATCCGGGCGGCCTGGACGCGTTCGAGCGGGCTGGGGGACGGGTGCTCCGGCTGACCGGGGCATCGCTTCAGGAACTGTCGGCCCAAGCCGTCCGGGCCGACGTCGTGATTGACGCCGTGCTGGGAACCGGGGCTAAAGGCGGCCTGCGGGGACTTGCCGGAGACTACGTGCGTGCCCTCGAAAGGGCGCGTGCGGCCGAAGGCGGCCACGGCTTCGTGGTGGCATGCGACCTCCCCAGCGGTGTCGACGCGGACACCGGAGAGGCCGCCCTGCCCGTGTTGCCGGCGGACCTGACCGTCACGTTCGGGGGAGCGAAGACCGGCCTGCTGGCCGATCCCGGCGCCGACTATGCCGGCCGCGTGGTGGTGGTGCCGATCGGGATCGAAGAACACTTGCCCGAGCCGGTGCTGCGAAGGCTTGAAGATGCCGACATGGCTGGACTTTTGCCGCACCCCGCACGGCGTGCGCAAAAGTACTCACGGGGCGTGCTCGGCGTGGTGGCAGGGTCCGAGGATTACCCCGGCGCCGCCGTCCTCGCGTGCCGGGGCGCGCTGGCCGCGGGAGTGGGCATGGTCCGGTACCTCGGCCCGCCGGAAGTGGCCCATTTGGTCCGCCAATCGTGCCCCGAGGTGGTTTGCAGCACGGGAAGCGTGTCCGGGAACCGCGTCCAGGCTTGGCTGGTGGGCTCCGGCATGGGACCGCAGGACCACGAACAACTGGCCCGCGCGCGGGACGCCCTTACCTCCGGGCTGCCGGTAGTAGCCGACGCCGGCGCGCTGCCGGCCCTTCCGGACACGCTCGCACCGCACGTGGTGCTGACCCCGCACGCCGGAGAGCTCGCGTCGCTGTTCCAGCGCCTGGGCGGCGGGGAGGACCGGGAAGCGGTCGAAGCGGGCACCCTCGCCGCCGCCCGCCACGCGGCCGACCGAACCGGGGCCACCGTCCTGCTCAAGGGGGCCACCACGCTTGTGGCCGCACCATCAGGCGCCACCTTCAGCCAGGCCGACGGCACCCCCTGGCTCGCCACGGCCGGGAGCGGGGACGTCCTGGCCGGCGTCATTGGGGCGCTGCTGGCCCAGGCGGGGTCCGTCGTCGAGCCTTTCCGGGAGCTTGGCCTTGACGACGACGGCCGCTGGGCCGCGCTGGCCGCGCTGGGAGCCGCTCTCCATGGCCGGGCGGGCAGGTCGGCGTCGGAAGCGGCGGCAGGCGGACCCATCACGGCGGGCCGCATCGCGGATGCCATACCCGAAAGTTGGGGTAAAGTCAGCATGCTTAGTAAATATGGAGCCCGGAAACGTAATAGTCACAGCCAACCACTACGGTAGGCATTAGTTCGCACCAGCAGCAGGGGCGTTCCGATGCCCTCTGCTGCTGACACAAAATGAGGAGCACGATGGAAGTCTGGCCTGGAACTGCCTATCCGCTGGGAGCGACCTTTGATGGCACCGGCACCAATTTCGCCCTGTTCAGCGAGCGGGCCGAACGGGTCGAACTCTGCCTCCTGGCCGATGACCTGACCGAGACCAAGATCGAACTGACCGAGGTGGACGGCTACGTGTGGCACTGCTACCTGCCGCACATCCAGCCCGGCCAGAAGTACGGCTACCGCGTACACGGACCGTACGACCCCGCCAGCGGCAACCGTTTCAACCCGAACAAGCTGCTGATGGACCCCTACGCCAAGGCCATCCAGGGCCAGATCGACTGGGACCCGGCCCTGTTCTCGTACAACTTCGGCGATCCCGATTCCCGCAACGACGCCGACTCCGCCCCGCACACCATGCACGGCGTGGTCATCAACCCCTTCTTTGAGTGGGACGGCGACCGCCAGCTGAAGATCCCGTACCACGAGTCCGTCATCTACGAAGCCCACGTCAAAGGCCTCACCGAGCTACACCCGGAGATCCCCGAAGAGCAGCGCGGCACCTATGCCGGCGTCGCCCACCCGGCCGTCATTGAACACCTGAAAAAACTCGGTGCGACCGCCATCGAGCTCATGCCCGTCCACCAGTTCGTCAACGACGGCACCCTCGTGGACAAAGGCCTCAGCAACTACTGGGGCTACAACACCATCGGCTTCTTCGCCCCTCAGAACACCTACAGCGCCACCGGCGACGTGGGGCACCAGGTGCAGGAATTCAAGGCCATGGTCCGCGACCTCCACCGGGCCGGCATCGAGGTCATCCTCGACGTCGTCTACAACCACACCGCCGAAGGCAACCACCTGGGCCCCACGCTGTCCTTCAAGGGCATCGACAACCAGGCCTACTACCGCCTGGTGGACAACGACCTCAAGCACTACATGGACTACACCGGCACGGGTAACTCGCTCAACGTCCGGCACCCGCACTCCCTGCAACTGCTCATGGACTCCCTGCGCTACTGGGTCACCGAAATGCACGTGGACGGCTTCCGCTTCGACCTCGCCTCCACCCTGGCCCGCGAGTTCTACGACGTCGACAAGCTCTCAACCTTCTTCGAACTGATCCAGCAGGATCCGATCGTTTCCCAGGTCAAGCTGATCGCCGAACCGTGGGACGTGGGCCCCGGCGGCTACCAGGTGGGCAACTTCCCGCCGCAGTGGACGGAATGGAACGGCAAGTACCGCGACACCGTCCGCGACTTCTGGCGTGGCGAGCCCTCCACCCTTGGCGAGTTCGCCTCCCGGCTTACCGGCTCCGCCGACCTCTACGAAAGCTCCGCCCGCCGACCCGTGGCCTCGATCAACTTTGTCACCGCCCACGACGGCTTCACCATGCGCGACCTCGTCTCCTACAACGAGAAGCACAACGAGGCCAACGGCGAAGGGAACAACGACGGCGAATCGCACAACCGTTCCTGGAACTGCGGCGTTGAAGGCGACACGGACGACGACAAGGTCCTGACCCTGCGCGCCCGCCAGCAGCGGAACTTCATCGCCACGCTGCTGCTCTCCCAGGGCGTGCCCATGCTGCTGCACGGCGACGAGCTGGGCCGCACCCAGCAGGGCAACAACAACACCTACTGTCAGGACTCCGAGCTCAGCTGGATCCACTGGGAAGCCATGGACCAGCCGCTGGTGGAGTTCACGGCCTTCGTCAACAAGCTCCGGCACGATCACCCGACGTTCCGCCGCAGCCGCTTCTTCGACGGCCGGCCCGTGGTACGTGGCGAGGGCGAAAAGCTGCCGGACATCGTCTGGTTGAAGACTGACGGCACCGAGATGCGGCCCGAGGACTGGGGAAGCGGCTTCGGCCGGACCATCGGCGTGTTCTACAACGGCGACGGCATCCAGGAACAGGACTCACGTGGCCGCCGGATCACGGACGACAGCTTCATCATGGCCTTCAATGCCCACGACGGCGACGTGGACTTCTGCCTTCCCAACGAGGAGTACTCCCAGTACTGGGAGGTCCTGATCGACACTGCGGCGCAGGCGGACGCCTACAAACCGCTCAAAGCCGGTGCAACACTGACGCTGGACGCGAAGTCCATGGTGGTGTTGCGTGCCTACTCCGGTCCCGAGGCTGAGGTGGACACGTCCGCCGCCGCTTCCCTGGCATCCAGGGCAGAGCACGAGGAGGCCCAGGAGGAGATGGTGGAAGCCCAGACCAAGGCAGCGGAAGCGAGCGAGGCACGGGCAACCGAAGCCGCCGACGCTGCCGAAGCGGCTGACAAAAAGGCAAGCGGATCGAGTGCCACAAAGGCAACCGAAACGAGTGCCACAAAGGCAACCGACGCATGAGGACGCCAACTTCCACCTACCGGCTCCAAATCCGGAGCAGCTTCACACTCTTCGACGCTGCAGAGAAGGTCCCGTACCTGAAGGACCTCGGCGTGGACTGGGTGTACCTGTCTCCCATCCTCACCGCGGAGCAGGGCTCGGACCACGGCTATGACGTGACCGATCCTTCCACCGTCGATCCTGAGCGGGGCGGCCCCGAAGGCCTCCTGGCGCTCTCCAAGGCGGCCCGCGAGCATGGCATGGGCGTGCTGGTGGACATCGTGCCCAACCATGTGGGCGTGGCCTCCCCGCCGCAAAACCCGTGGTGGTGGTCACTGCTGAAGGAGGGCCGCGAGTCCCCTTACGCCGAGGCGTTCGACGTCGACTGGGACCTGGGCGGTGGAAAGGTCCGGCTTCCCATCCTGGGCTCGGACTCCGACCTGGACAAGCTGGAGGTCAAGGACGGCGAACTCCGCTACTACGACCACCGCTTTCCCCTTGCCGAAGGCACGTACGCCGACGGGGATTCCCCGCAGGACGTCCACGCCCGCCAGCACTACCAGCTGATGGACTGGCGGCGTGCCGATTCCGAGCTGAACTACCGCCGCTTCTTCGCGGTGACCACCCTCGCCGGGATCCGGGTCGAAGTGCCGTCCGTCTTCGAACAGGCGCATGCCGAGGTGGGCCGCTGGTTCACCGAGGGCCTCGTGGACGGGCTCCGGGTGGACCATCCCGACGGCCTCGCAGATCCTGCCGGCTACCTCCGCTGGCTCAAGGACCTCAGCGGCGGCGCCTATGTCCTGGTGGAAAAGATCCTCGAACCCGGCGAAGTGCTGCCGCAGGAGTTCGCCTGCGAGGGCACCACCGGATACGACGCGCTGGCCGACGTGGACCGGGTCTTCGTGGACCCGGCGGGGCAACAGGCTCTGGATTCCCTGGACGCTGTGCTGCGTGGAACCACGGAACCGGCAGACTATGCCGCCATGATCCGCGGCACCAAGCGCATGATTGCCGACGGCATCCTGCGTTCGGAGGTGCTGCGGCTGGCCCGGCTGGTTCCCGAGTCCCACGGTCTCACCGTGGACCAGGCAGCCGACGCCATCGCCGAGATCATCGCGTCCTTCCCGGTATACCGGTCCTACCTGCCGGTCGGCGCCGACGTCCTCAAGGAAGCCTGCGAATCCGCCGCGGCGCACCGGCCGGACCTGGACGTGGCGGTGGGCACGCTCCTGCCGCTGCTCCTGGACCCTGCCAACCCCATCGCCGTCCGGTTCCAGCAGACCTCGGGCATGGTCATGGCCAAGGGCGTGGAGGATACCGCGTTCTACCGCTACACCCGGCTGGGCACCCTGACCGAGGTGGGCGCCGAACCCACCGAATTCGCCGTGGCGCCGGAGGAATTCCACCGGCGGATGCAGCGGCGCCAGCAGGACCTGCCGCTGTCCATGACCACCCTGTCCACCCACGACACCAAGCGCAGCGAGGACGCCCGGGCACGGATCTCGGTCATCGCCGAGCTGCCGCAGGAATGGGCGGAAACTTTGGAGACGCTCCGCGGGCTGGCGCCCATCCCGGACGGGCCGTACGAGAACCTGCTCTGGCAGGCGATCGTCGGGGCCTGGCCCGCCAGCCGGGAACGGCTCCAGGGTTATGCCGAGAAGGCGGCACGGGAAGCCGGGAACTCCACGACATGGACGGATCCGAACGAGGCTTTTGAGGCCAAGGTCAAGGCTGCGGTGGACGCAGTGTTCAACGATGCCGCGGTGGCCAAGGTGGTGGGTGACTTCGTGGCCCGCATTGATGCTTATGCCTCTTCCAACTCGGTATCCGCCAAGCTGGTCCAGTTGACGATGCCCGGCGTGCCGGACGTCTACCAGGGCAGCGAATTCTGGGAACGGTCCCTGACGGACCCGGACAACCGCCGGCCGGTGGACTTTACTGCCCGGGAGGCTGCACTGGCAAAGCTCGACGCCGGCACCTTGCCGGACGCGGGCACAGAGGCCAGCAAGCTTTTGGTCACCTCGCGGGCCCTCCGCCTGCGCAGGGACCGGCCGGAGCTGTTCCAGGGATACGCGCCGGTGCCAGCCACCGGCCCGGCTGCCGGGCACCTGCTCGCATTTACACGCGGAACGGATGTTGCCTCCGGAGCCCTCACGCTTGCCACCCGGTTCCCCGCCGGACTGGAAGTCGGGGGCGGCTGGCGGGACACCGCCGTCGACCTTTCCACTGCGATGCGCGACGAGCTGACGGGAGAGGGCTATGGACCAGGTCCGGTTGCGGTGGCCGACCTGCTGGGAACCTACCCGGTGGCCCTGCTGGCACCGGTGGACGGAGAAATGCCATGACCCTTGTCAATGTTGGGCCTGAACGGTTTGATGTGTGGGCACCGGACGTTTCATCGGTGATTTTGCTGGCAGACGGCCGGCAGTACCCCATGGAGAAGAAGGACACGGTGCCGGGATCCGAAGGATGGTGGACGGCGCCTGACGCCCCGGCCGACAGGGACGTGGACTACGGGTACCTGCTGGACGGGGACACCACTCCCATCCCGGATCCCAGGTCGCGCCGGCTCCCTGACGGCGTGCACGAGCTGTCCCGGACCTACGATCCAGACGCCTACGCGTGGCAGGATTCCGACTGGCGCGGCAAGGACCTGCAGGGTGGTGTCATCTACGAACTCCACGTAGGCACCTTCACCCCCGAAGGAACCTTGGACGCCGCCGCGAAGAAGCTGCGGTACCTTGCGGACCTGGGCATCGACTTCGTCGAACTCCTGCCGGTCAACGGGTTCAACGGAACACACAACTGGGGCTATGACGGCGTCCAGTGGTACACGGTGCACGAGGGCTACGGCGGACCTGCCGCGTACCAGCGGTTCGTTGACGCAGCCCATGCCGCCGGGCTCGGTGTCATCCAGGACGTGGTGTACAACCACCTTGGGCCCAGCGGCAACTACCTGCCCAAGTTCGGCCCCTACCTGAAGCAGGGCGACGCCAACACCTGGGGCGACTCGGTGAACCTGGACGGGCCCGGCTCTGACGTCGTCCGCGAATACATCCTGGACAACGCCGCCCTCTGGCTGCGGGACTACCACGTGGACGGCCTCCGCCTCGATGCCGTGCACGCGCTGCGGGACGAGCGCGCAGTCCACATCCTCGAGGAGTTGGGCGCTTTGGGCGACGCCGTCTCGGCGGAAACCGGTCTGCCCAAGACCCTCATTGCCGAATCCGACCTGAACAACCCGCGCCTGATCTACCCCCGGGACGTCAACGGGTACGGCCTGGCCGGGCAGTGGAGCGATGACTTCCACCATGCGGTGCACGTCAATGTCAGCGGCGAAACCACCGGCTATTACTCGGACTTCGAATCGCTGGCCGTCCTGGCCAAGGTGTTGAAGGACGGGTTCCTGCACGACGGCAGCTACTCCAGCTTCCGGGGCCGGCACCACGGGCGGCCCATCAACGCCTCGCTGGTGCACCCGGCGGCACTGGTGGTCTGCAACCAGAACCACGACCAGATCGGCAACCGGGCCACGGGGGACAGGCTGTCGCAGTCCCTGACCTACGGGCAGCTGGCCGTGGCCGCGGTCCTCACCCTGACCTCGCCGTTCACCCCCATGCTGTTCATGGGCGAGGAATACGGGGCCTCCACGCCGTGGCAGTTTTTCACCTCGCACCCCGAACCGGAGCTCGGGAAGGCCACCGCGGAAGGTCGCATCAGGGAATTCGAGCGGATGGGGTGGGATCCCGCCGTCGTGCCCGATCCGCAGGACCCGGAAACCTTCCGCCGGTCCAAGCTGGACTGGACCGAGGCCGGCACGGGAGACCACGCGCGGCTCCTGGAGCTGTACCGGGCACTGACGGCGCTGCGCCGCGAACATCCGGAGCTGGCAGGGCTTGGCTTCGGCGGCACGGAGGCTGAGTTCGACGACGACGCCGGCTGGCTGCGGTTCCGCCGCGGTCCCGTTGAGGTGGTGGTGAATTTCACTGATGCCAAGGTGCGGCTCGACGCGGCAGGGAACGTCCTGCTGGCCACGGACGAGGGGACCGCGCTGGACGGCAGTTCGCTGGCTCTGGCGCCCTGGAGCGCGGCCATCCTTACGTCCTAGCTGGAGAAGTTACGCCGCGGGAAACTCCGCGGCGTAACTTTTCTGCTGAGCGCTAACATCTGATGTAGCGCATGTCACAACTGGCAGGATGGAACGTATGACTTATTCAGCAGCGGACAACCGCTACGAGTCCATGCCCTACCGCCGCGTAGGCCGCAGCGGTCTGAAACTCCCGGCCATCTCGCTGGGCCTCTGGCACAACTTCGGCGACGACAAGCGCTTCGAAGAGCAGCGGGACATCCTCCGGCGGGCCTTCGACCTTGGCGTGAACCACTTCGACCTGGCCAACAACTACGGGCCCCCCGATGGCTCCGCCGAAACCAACTTTGGCCGCCACCTCAAGGACGACTTCAAGCCCTACCGGGACGAACTGGTGATTTCCACCAAGGCCGGCTACTACATGTGGCCGGGCCCCTACGGCGAATGGGGTTCCCGCAAGTACCTGATCTCCAGCCTTGACCAGTCGCTGCAACGCATGGGCCTTGACTACGTGGACATCTTCTACAGCCACCGGCCCGACCCCGAGACGCCCCTGGAAGAAACCATGGGCGCTTTGGACTACGCAGTCCGCTCCGGCAAGGCACTCTATGCGGGCATCTCCTCCTACACGCCCGAGCAGACACTCGAGGCGGCACGGATCCTCAAGGAAATGGGGACGCCGCTGCTCATCCACCAGCCCAGCTACTCCATGCTGAACCGCTGGACAGAGGACGGATCGCCCAACCTGTACGAGGCGCTGGACCAGGTGGGTGCCGGTTCCATCGCGTTCTCGCCCCTGGCGCAGGGCATGCTCACCGACCGCTACCTCCACGGCATCCCGGAAGACTCCCGGGCCGCCAAGGCCAGGTTCCTTTCCGAAGATTCCATCACGGAGGAGAAACTTGACCGGGTCCGCGGGCTGCGCCGCATCGCTGAAGGCCGCGGGCAGTCACTTGCCCAGATGGCCATCGCCTGGATCCTGCGGGACCAGCCGAAGGGCTCACCGGTCACCTCCGCCCTGGTGGGCGCCTCCAGCGTCCGCCAGCTCGAGGACACGCTCTCCGCCATCAACAACCTCGACTTTTCCGCCGAGGAACTGACCGCCATCGACGAGTTCGCCGTGGAATCCGACATCAACCTCTGGAAGCAGACGTCGTGACGTCTGTCCGCACCGGGCAGTCCTGAGGATTGTTTTCTTACACAGCGGGACCGACCGGGGGAACAACTGCCGGTCCCGCTGTGTTGGGTAGTATGAAAAGGCGCCGCGCGGCGCCGTGCCAGCCGGCCGCCGTCGGACCTCCTGCGGAGCTATCCCGGCCGGCTGACGTTTGTTCCCAAAGGAGTTTTGTGTCTTCACATCCGATTCGTGTTGCAATCGTTGGCGTGGGTAACTGCGCCGCTTCGCTGGTGCAGGGCGTCCAGTATTACAAGGATGCCGATCCCGCGGAGACCGTTCCTGGCTTGATGCACGTTGAGTTTGGCCAGTACCACGTGGGTGACGTTGAGTTCGTTGCCGCGTTTGATGTTGACGGCAAGAAGGTCGGCGTTGACCTTTCCGACGCCATCCTGGCCAGCGAGAACAACACCATCAAGATCGCCGACGTCCCGCCCATGGGTGTGACGGTCCAGCGCGGCCACACCTTGGACGGGCTGGGCAAGTACTACCTCGAGACCATCGAGGAATCCACCGAAGAGCCCGTGGACGTGGTCCAGGCGCTCAAGGACGCCAAGGTTGATGTCCTGGTCTGCTACCTGCCGGTCGGCTCCCAGCAGGCGGCCGAGTTTTACGCCCAGGCCGCGATCGACGCCGGCGTGGCGTTCGTGAACGCGCTGCCGGTCTTTATTGCCGGGACGAAGGAGTGGGCGGACAAGTTCACCGCCGCGGGTGTTCCGATCGTCGGTGATGACATCAAGAGCCAGATTGGTGCCACCATCACGCACCGGGTGATGGCGAAGCTGTTCGAGGACCGGGGCGTGACCCTGGACCGGACGTACCAGCTGAATGTTGGCGGGAACATGGACTTCAAGAACATGCTCGAGCGTGACCGGCTGGAGTCCAAGAAGATTTCCAAGACCCAGGCGGTGACCTCGAACGTTGAGGCGGAGCTGGCGGCCAAGGACGTG
It encodes the following:
- the coaA gene encoding type I pantothenate kinase; this translates as MCRARGRIFSVTSQRNEANGEGASPFVELDRHTWSRLAAQMEQPLNEEDVLRLRGLGDPLDINEVRDVYLPLSRLLHLYVEAAGQLHAATTTFLGEQTQRTPFVIGVAGSVAVGKSTIARVLREMLRRWPGTPNVELITTDGFLYPLAELKRRQLLDRKGFPESYDRRALLRFVSEIKGGAEEVRAPWYSHVTYDIVPEKEVVVRRPDVLIVEGLNVLAPARPRHDGRQGLALSDFFDFSIYVDAKTSYIEEWYVDRFRKLRSTAFAQPESYFHRYATLSDEEAESTARDIWKRINEPNLEENVLPTRGRAQLVLTKEADHSIRRMLLRKV
- the glmS gene encoding glutamine--fructose-6-phosphate transaminase (isomerizing), which translates into the protein MCGIVGYVGRSTDGAINGHSALDVVLEGLRRLEYRGYDSAGVAVVSDGAIESRKKSGKLSNLINELEARPLPETMTGIGHTRWATHGGPTDRNAHPHLADGGKLAVIHNGIIENFAELKLELLEKGVTFLSETDTEVAAALLADILRNQLGGDTANGGLTRAMELACQRLEGAFTLLAVHADQPDVVVAARRNSPLVVGLGDGENFLGSDVSGFIDYTRRAVELGQDQIVTITADTVEITDFYGNPAQGKEYHVDWDPASAEKGGFSSFMEKEINDQPDAVAQTLLGRSDIKGKLTLDELRIDPELLKQVNKIIVLACGTAAYAGMVAKYAIENWCRIPTEVELAHEFRYRDPILDENTLVVSISQSGETMDTLMAVRYAREQGAKTISICNTNGSTIPRESDAVLYTHAGPEIAVASTKAFLAQITAAYLLGLYLAQLRGNIFSGQIKDVLADLNKIPAKIQTILDNSEPLRELARSMANEKSVLFLGRHVGYPVALEGALKLKEIAYIHAEGFAAGELKHGPIALIDEGQPVFVVVPSPRGRDSLHAKVVSNIQEVRARGARTLVIAEEGDEAVKAYAEYVFYVPETPTLLMPLLTTVPLQIFAAELAAAKGYDVDQPRNLAKSVTVE
- a CDS encoding holo-ACP synthase yields the protein MIVGIGVDVVDIERFGRQLERTPGLRDRLFVPAERELNTRSLAARFAAKEAVAKVLGAPAGMNWQDCWIGLDHNGPTVQVKGTVLAVAEAKGVKRWHLSISHDGGIATATVLAEG
- a CDS encoding NAD(P)H-hydrate epimerase; this encodes MITAYTGTQVRAAEEPLLAAGLGDTLMQRAAHGLASAVVQELQSRGTRLYGASVVVLAGKGNNGGDGLYAASFLAARGMRTTTVLTGDSAHPGGLDAFERAGGRVLRLTGASLQELSAQAVRADVVIDAVLGTGAKGGLRGLAGDYVRALERARAAEGGHGFVVACDLPSGVDADTGEAALPVLPADLTVTFGGAKTGLLADPGADYAGRVVVVPIGIEEHLPEPVLRRLEDADMAGLLPHPARRAQKYSRGVLGVVAGSEDYPGAAVLACRGALAAGVGMVRYLGPPEVAHLVRQSCPEVVCSTGSVSGNRVQAWLVGSGMGPQDHEQLARARDALTSGLPVVADAGALPALPDTLAPHVVLTPHAGELASLFQRLGGGEDREAVEAGTLAAARHAADRTGATVLLKGATTLVAAPSGATFSQADGTPWLATAGSGDVLAGVIGALLAQAGSVVEPFRELGLDDDGRWAALAALGAALHGRAGRSASEAAAGGPITAGRIADAIPESWGKVSMLSKYGARKRNSHSQPLR